Part of the Terrisporobacter glycolicus ATCC 14880 = DSM 1288 genome is shown below.
TATACTGACTCTTGTAAATATCCCCATCAGCAATAACTTCTGATCCTGGAGCATACTCAGAAATTGCAATCATCAGATCTCGTTGCAATCGTAATTTGGAAGATTTGTCAAAACTATTAATTATTGCATTTTTATCAAAAGAAGTAACTAGTTCTACCGTATCTACTGGAAATCCATACTTTGGAATAATATTTTTTTTAGATAAAAATGGAATGATATTTTCTTTCTTGATTTTTTCAACATATTGATCGATCTTATTTATATAGTCCCCTAACGATTCACCAATACTTGTTTTTTTCACAGCTTCTTTTCTTAATTTTGACAATTCATCTAATTCAGCTGTATATTGTGCAAACTCTTTTATAAGAATTCCGTCCTCTGAAGTTAAATCAACTAACCAATCAGATGCTTGATTCTTAAGTTCATTTGGAATAAATGCATTGATATAACTCATTACACTCTGAGGAAGATTATCAATATAGTTAATTAATCTTGTGAAATTTTCATTATCGAAGAATGTCCCAACATCTTTATATGAATCTGAATTTAACTTCCAGTAAGATGCAATAATTGCAGCATTCGTGTGTCTTTTAACTATCTTTTCGTTTTCTATTTTGAATCGTGGCGGATAAATTCTTCCTTTTATCATTTTAACTGGTGAATTAAAATAAGTTAAATCGTGAGAGGACAATCTACAAAAAGTCAAAGAGTATGCAACTGAATCTTTTCTTCGACCAGCTCGTCCTGCCCTTTGAGCATAATTAGCAGGAGTAGGTGGCATATTCTTCATAAATACTGTTTCTAGTTCACCTACATCAACTCCCATTTCAAAAGTAGTAGAACAGCTCAATACATTAATTTTATTCTTAACAAACATTTCCTGATAACGCTTAGCCGTTTCAGGACTTAGTTGAGCTGTATGTTCTTTAACTTTCATTTGGAATATGTCTAACTCTAAATATTGTTTTCTATAATGATTATTTGCAAAATCTTTTTCAAAATTACATAGTGACAATTTCCCATCACACCTATTTGCTGGACAAATATTATTGATATTGTTGACAGTCAACTTGCCACATTTGTCGCAAATGTACCATTGAATGTCATGGGTGAATGATGTTCTAATCTTAAATTTACTAATATTCATAACATATTGGTCTGGTGCCTTTGCAACAAGATGTCCTCTTCCTATAAAAATACCATTCCAAATATTTTCCAAATATTTATTTACCTCGCCCTTATCATTGATTCCAAGAGTTTTCTTTAAATAATCAAATCTTACATTTGCATTATTTGTCGATATCCATGCTTTTCTATAGCTTTTCTTGCTTTCATGCTGTGTCAATACTTTAGACATTGAAGATTCAATGCCCTTGTAAGTATAGTATTCCTTATCACACTTCAACATTTCCTTACAATAAGGAAAATCAAATATGCAATCTCGCTTAAAACTATTGGCTAGAACGCGTTGGATTGTTGATACATCTTGACCAACAAATGAACCAATCTTAGGTACTGATTCTGATTGAAATTCAAATGAAACTAATCCAATATTTTCTAAACTATTTCTATCATTACTAGAAATTTCATAAAGAAGTGTCTTCCAAGCTTCTTTCAATGAATCTTCTGCTTCAACAATTTCGTGCTGCTCTAATAAGGCAGCTAGCTTTTTTACTGCCATACCAATATCAATTCCTGAATCTGTAGCATATTCATCTAATTCACGTAATGCTTCTATTAGAAGACGTCTCCTAAGGATATTATTATAAGTAAAGTCAAAATAACTAGCAAAATATGCTGCTTCCTGCCTGCTATCAGAGAACACTAAGAGTTGCTTTTTAGCTTTCTTAGTAATAATATCTTGTTTAATTGGTTCTCCATCATTCTCTCTTCCAAAAAAGTCATCATCTACTTTGTTTGGTTTTTCATGTATTTCCACTTGTTGAGAGGGCATTTCCTCATAAAGACTTGATGCAATGACACTAGCTGCTGCTTCTTGACCCAAATAAAATCCTCTTAATACAGATCCCTTGGTATTGATTAATCCACATGACAAACACTTATTTAAAACTTTATTTTTAGTCACGGACTCAACGACTTTTACAATATGTTCTTGCCCACAATTGCACATATTGTCTTTTACAACATTTGCTTTTTCAATCATTCCGCATTTCCCACAAAGCTTATACATATTTTCTTCTACACCACTGATAGAATATTCATCCAAACATGCTGACCCTTCAGCATCGCTTAATAGCATATAAAGATTGTTAACATCATCATTTTCATACTCTTTTTTCTGCACCAAATGTGACTCTTCTATCTTACCTTCAATATAAACACATCCACAGTATTTGCAAACAGATATCTTATAGCTCTTATACTTATCTCCTCTGATAAAAGCTTTGTCTCTAGGGATAATAGACAAATCTTTATTTACCCCAAGAACAATATAAGCACCTTCTAATGCACGAATAAACATGTGATATCGAGCATCCAATAGCATTATATTATTTTTTTCTGCTTTACGCGCAATAGATACAAAAGCCACAATATCCAATTCATCTATATTTAAACGTGTGGAAATGTTTTTGATTGTTACTGGTTCTTCCTTAAGGACCTCACGCATTTGATAGTAAAATTTATCTTGAATTAATAGATCATATAAAAGTTCAGGAATGCTTTGAGCTGTGGTTTGAAAGTCATCGTCAAATTCACGAATTAATTCCAAAACTTTGTCAAACTTAACCCTACGTTCTAAAAGCTTATTTATCCTTTTATAAATTTTACTAGGATATTCTCTACTACTCTTAAGATTAAATTCAGAATATCGAAAAGCACGAACAATACTGTTTTCATCAAAGCATGCTCCAGTACATAACCTCGATGCAAAATCACAAATATCTTGATTATCTTTTTCATCTCCAAGAGTAGCACTTGTTAAAATAAATTTAATATCATTACAACTACTTAAAGTATTCTTCAACCTCCTCAATAACATTGAAACTTCAATACCGGTTGCTCCGGTATAAGTATGTGCTTCATCTAGAACAATAAATTTCCATTCATTAGAGTATGTCCCATGAAAAAAACATTGTCGTCCGGTCTTAAAAGCAAATACTCTAACATCGCATAGTTCGTTATCAGAATATGAGGAGGTTTTTCTTTCATTTGCCTTCTTGAAATTCTTTCATTAGATATTGGTTTCTCACCATTATTAAGCGACATATACTTTGACACTGCAGCCTTATCTTCTCTTTCTGTCTCCCCCGTATAAGAACCAAAAGTAATATTCGGATAATCCACTAAAAGCTCTCTCATCCTTTTCATTTGATCATTAGCAAGAGCATTCATAGGATAAATAATAAGAGCTCTAACACCATCGCTAAGATCTCCAGATTCCTTTTGTTCCATTAAATAATTAATAATTGGCAACAAAAAAGATTCTGTTTTCCCTGAACCTGTACCTGTTGTCACAACTAAATTTTTACCGTCTCTAATTTTACGAATCGATAGCTCTTGATGTTTATATAAGTTTCGATTTAAAATTTTTTCTTTCTTTTCCCCTTGATATAATTTTATGAATTCTCGACTTAGAATACCTTTATCAATAAGATCTTTGATGCTTTGACCAAATTCAAACGAATCCGAAAAGTCAAGATAAGGCCCTTTTGCGAAGTAGTTAGCATTTTCAATATATTTGCGAAACTGCTTCATGTACTCTTTATCATTAATATAAAAAGTAGTTTCAATATATCCTAAATATTTTTCTACAATGTTATCGGACGCTTTAATTGGATTTAGTTCCATATCCCCACCTCACTCAATAATTTCAAAAATCATAATATCTATCAATTTATATCTAGAGCTGTTGCCATATTCCCTAGGATTCACATACTTCGTCTTTATGTCATAAATTAGGCCATCTTCATCTCTATCAACAATCTCAAATGTAAATCTACCATTTTCCTGTTTAATAGGCTTTATTATAAATGGATTATAGTTAGTAAAGTACCATTCTCGCTTATCTCCGGTATAACGATCCTTTATATAATACAGACCAGTTGCTTCATAATAGCCCTTCTTCTTTGCGAATTTAATGTTTTTTATGTAAAAATTTGAAAGATCGAAATTTTCAGATTCGCTTATACACTTATTTCCTTTGAGAACTTTGTTCCTGCATGCAACAATTAATGGATCACCAACAATAAATTTTTCCCGTAATAGCACATTTTTTACTGCACACTCCCCAAAAAAATCATCTTCTTCAACCTGATAAATCTCTATTTCATACTCATTATAATAAAGGGTAATATCTTTATCCATTAAATGGTCACTATTACTTAATTCATAATGCTTTATTACTTTCTGAGTTGGAAAATATATGACATCAATCTCTATACCACCTATTCCCAAAAAGCTCCAATTTGCATATAAGCATTGTGTTAAATTCCGATAATCGTAATATGCCACTGAAAAATCTCTGATAGCAGGCTTGAAATGTATATTTGTGATACATTCCTCTTTGCCGTTCATATGAATTCCAAGGGTTATTGGATCTTGCTCAGATATCTGAAATAGATGATCTAATGAGTATTTGACCTCATCACCTATTCTCTTGCCCTCTAATTTTTCATACCCTGAATTACTTATTATATTAAGTCTTGATGGTTTATTGGGAAACTTAACATAAAGCCTATAATCCTTTACATTCTCCCACCAAATATTGTCACTATTCTTCATATCTGAATTAATACTGCCTATTCTCCAGCTCAGTACAGGCAATTTAATTTCAATCTCATACTCTACACTATGTAAATAGAAGATAGAACTAAAAACTTTATTTTCCTTAATATTGATTGCAATTGGTAATTGAAGGTCAAGATTGAAGTCAATATCATTAGAATTAAAAGTTAATAGCTTTGCTTCTTTTTCCTTATAGTAATAATCCTTATCAAAATTATAGTAAAGTGACCCTATTGCAAAAACATTTTCCTCTATATAAATTTTATTACTTCCTTTTTCACGAATAACTATTGAAAAAGGTTGATGACTTTTTAATACTGAATCTCGAATATGAACAAGTCCTAAATTGTCACCACTTCCATCACAAATCAACTTGACTTTACAATCAGCTACTTTATTCATATGATAGTTTGAGCCATTGATTGTTACTATAAAATCATCAATTCCTTTCATATATGGTATTCTTATTCTAATCTCAGGAATCTCAGAATATAAATCAAATGACACTTTTGATGTATTTCTTATTACAATGCCTTGATATTTGAATTTTGAATCTATTTCATTTTTAATTGTTGCAACATTCGTTGATAGAATTCTATCATTTATTAATAAAATAGACTCTTCATTTAAAAATACTGTTGAAACCCTATAATTTGATTCAAAAACTATGTCAATCTGTGTATTATCAGAAAGAACTTCATTTTCTTTTTTTGTTATTACACGAATTGTTTCATCAGAAAGCTGCTTTGGATTAACTTCATTTCCATCAAGGTCAAAAAACACAAACTCTCTGAACAATAATTCCCCTGAATTATAAATTATTTGATTGCCACTATTGATTCTATAAACAATCTGGGGATAGAATTGCTGGATTTCTACACAAGTTTGTTCCGATTTAAAAAATAATCTACTTTTTGTAAGGAGTAAATCTTCTCTATGAATTATGTTGTCTCCACAATATATCTCTAGAGTTATTTGATTTTCAATATAGTCAGAATCAATAATTTGCTTAGGAATTTGCAAGAATATCTTCCGGTTATCATATTGATATTGAGCTACATTAAACTTCTTGATGTGCTCTACAACTTGCCCTCGCTTACTTTTTTCTATTGTTTTTTTGGAGCTATAATAATCGTACAGATCAAAATATTGATCAAATCGGTCGTTCTCAAGGTATTCAACTACGTCTCCATAATGTGATTGATTCATATAAAAGAGCAATCTTTCAATAATTGGCACAACGATACTTGTAGCTTTAACAAATGCTATTCTAAAAGATTTAGGTAGTTGTTGCCTAGCAATTGTCATTTTTGATCCCTGTACAATCAGGCTAATATCATCATCTTCTAAATACTTTGTAAATAGCCTATGCATATATTGTATCAATTCTTCAACTTCATTATCAATATAGTTCTCTTCTAAATCTTTGAAATAAATATCATGTAAAAACTCAAGAAATCTATTTACATTTGATTTAGGAATTATTGCATGCGTCAAGATTGAAGTAACATAACCTTTGTTCACATTGCCTACATGAAAATATACACCATTGATTTCACAAAACTTTTCAAAAGATTCCTTACAAATCTTATTAACATCTGATTCTTCAGCATTTACTCTCTTAGCAAATTCACTCCAAAATTGTCCATTCTGGTACTCATTAACTGCAAATAACACCAAAGCTATTGAAATAATAGCATATCTTTCTTTTTTAAGAACAAAAGTCGCCCTATTGATTAAAGCACTTGAAAAATCTAAAAGTTCACAATATGTCTCATCATCAACTTCAATACACCCTAGTAAGAATTCACTTTTGTATTTTTCAATACCTTTATTAATTTTATCCTGCAATATCTTAATCTTATTAGGTGTACTCATATCCATCTACCCCCATCAAATAACATAAGTTATTCTAAACATTTAAGTTTACTTTATTTTTGGATTGTACAATTCATAAATATCACATACAAAATGTGATAACTTTATACCATGTTGCTCATATAAAAAGTTTTGAACTTGCAACATAATATCACCGAATTGACTTTTATCACGCATTTCATCAGTATCCACTCTATAAAATAAATCCATCTGGTTTTACCTCTTTTAATGCTCTATATCCTAAATGATAATCGTCAATTACTGCCTGTGTTTTAAAATCAAGTTTATTATATTCATCAAATTGTATTTTTCTTTCACTTATATACTCTAATATAGCGACGCCTTCTTTTACCTTTTGAGCTTCCATTTCTACTTGAAAAATAGCTATTAGTTTTGTAATTATTTCAATATCATCCTCTTAATTTATAGAATTTACCTTTTCTAAAAGTTATGAGTATCCTCTCACCTCAAGGCAGCTCTGTAGTAATCCATTATTATATAGTTCTAAAATGTCCTCAATTGAGAAATTTTCTCTTAAATCTTCAATAGTTCTTACTGGTTTATCATCTAAAATTAAATTGAATTTTATGGTCTTTGCCATCTCTATTACCTCCAAAAATTTAATATGTATATGAATTAACTTTTATTTTAGTTAATCATTTTTATAAAGTTCACTTATCTTTTTAGCTTCACAAGCTATCTCTTTAACAAAATCATCAGGTGAAATTACTTTTA
Proteins encoded:
- a CDS encoding helicase-related protein → MREVLKEEPVTIKNISTRLNIDELDIVAFVSIARKAEKNNIMLLDARYHMFIRALEGAYIVLGVNKDLSIIPRDKAFIRGDKYKSYKISVCKYCGCVYIEGKIEESHLVQKKEYENDDVNNLYMLLSDAEGSACLDEYSISGVEENMYKLCGKCGMIEKANVVKDNMCNCGQEHIVKVVESVTKNKVLNKCLSCGLINTKGSVLRGFYLGQEAAASVIASSLYEEMPSQQVEIHEKPNKVDDDFFGRENDGEPIKQDIITKKAKKQLLVFSDSRQEAAYFASYFDFTYNNILRRRLLIEALRELDEYATDSGIDIGMAVKKLAALLEQHEIVEAEDSLKEAWKTLLYEISSNDRNSLENIGLVSFEFQSESVPKIGSFVGQDVSTIQRVLANSFKRDCIFDFPYCKEMLKCDKEYYTYKGIESSMSKVLTQHESKKSYRKAWISTNNANVRFDYLKKTLGINDKGEVNKYLENIWNGIFIGRGHLVAKAPDQYVMNISKFKIRTSFTHDIQWYICDKCGKLTVNNINNICPANRCDGKLSLCNFEKDFANNHYRKQYLELDIFQMKVKEHTAQLSPETAKRYQEMFVKNKINVLSCSTTFEMGVDVGELETVFMKNMPPTPANYAQRAGRAGRRKDSVAYSLTFCRLSSHDLTYFNSPVKMIKGRIYPPRFKIENEKIVKRHTNAAIIASYWKLNSDSYKDVGTFFDNENFTRLINYIDNLPQSVMSYINAFIPNELKNQASDWLVDLTSEDGILIKEFAQYTAELDELSKLRKEAVKKTSIGESLGDYINKIDQYVEKIKKENIIPFLSKKNIIPKYGFPVDTVELVTSFDKNAIINSFDKSSKLRLQRDLMIAISEYAPGSEVIADGDIYKSQYIKRPTGQNKVWNLYDFGICSNKKCGHLNIKRHISEDNNRFVGKCEICGDAVQKDNTFIIPEYGFIISPQIKKSTIKKPERTYRGEIFYIGDKSEIIENEYKEVKINNYKISIKSTSNDELVVINTSNFFVCDNCGYSTVNEKLRDENFMIDKDYHNNPFGNRCPNKKLYRRTLGHKFKTDVAYISVHKYLEKETALSVVYALLEGVSQYLGIERNDISGTLHYNQLEGGIWETNFILFDTVPGGAGHVRRIGEADEIQLTNMIKKSLNIVKQCNCGEDSNGDAACYSCLCNYYNQKHHDIIKRRYAVEFFEEILQ
- a CDS encoding DEAD/DEAH box helicase, producing the protein MELNPIKASDNIVEKYLGYIETTFYINDKEYMKQFRKYIENANYFAKGPYLDFSDSFEFGQSIKDLIDKGILSREFIKLYQGEKKEKILNRNLYKHQELSIRKIRDGKNLVVTTGTGSGKTESFLLPIINYLMEQKESGDLSDGVRALIIYPMNALANDQMKRMRELLVDYPNITFGSYTGETEREDKAAVSKYMSLNNGEKPISNERISRRQMKEKPPHILITNYAMLEYLLLRPDDNVFFMGHTLMNGNLLF